In the Streptomyces sp. cg36 genome, one interval contains:
- a CDS encoding single-stranded DNA-binding protein, whose amino-acid sequence MAGETVITVVGNLVDDPELRFTPSGAAVAKFRVASTPRTFDRQTNEWKDGESLFLTCSVWRQAAENVAESLQRGMRVVVQGRLRQRSYEDREGVKRTVFELDVEEVGPSLKNATAKVTKTTGRGGQGGYGGGGQQQGGGNWGGAPSGGPQGGGAPADDPWASSAPAGGGQQQGGGGGGWGGSSGGSGGGYSDEPPF is encoded by the coding sequence ATGGCAGGCGAGACCGTCATCACGGTCGTCGGCAATCTCGTCGACGACCCCGAGCTGCGCTTCACCCCGTCCGGTGCGGCCGTCGCGAAGTTCCGTGTCGCGTCGACCCCCCGCACCTTCGACCGTCAGACCAATGAGTGGAAGGACGGCGAAAGCCTCTTCCTGACCTGCTCGGTCTGGCGTCAGGCGGCGGAGAACGTCGCCGAGTCGCTTCAGCGAGGCATGCGCGTCGTCGTGCAGGGCCGGCTGAGGCAGCGGTCGTACGAGGACCGCGAGGGCGTCAAGCGCACGGTCTTCGAGCTGGACGTCGAGGAAGTCGGCCCCAGCCTCAAGAACGCCACGGCCAAGGTCACCAAGACCACCGGTCGAGGCGGCCAGGGCGGCTACGGCGGCGGTGGCCAGCAGCAGGGCGGCGGCAACTGGGGCGGAGCTCCCAGCGGCGGCCCGCAGGGTGGCGGCGCTCCCGCCGACGACCCGTGGGCTTCCAGTGCGCCGGCCGGCGGTGGCCAGCAGCAGGGTGGCGGCGGTGGCGGCTGGGGCGGAAGCTCCGGCGGCTCCGGCGGCGGCTACTCGGACGAGCCGCCCTTCTAG
- the rpsF gene encoding 30S ribosomal protein S6, translated as MRHYEVMVILDPDLEERAVSPLIENFLSVVREGNGKVEKVDTWGRRRLSYEIKKKPEGIYTVIDLQAEPAVVKELDRQMNLNESVLRTKVLRPETH; from the coding sequence ATGCGTCACTACGAGGTGATGGTCATCCTCGACCCCGATCTGGAGGAGCGCGCTGTCTCCCCCCTGATCGAGAACTTCCTCTCCGTCGTCCGTGAGGGCAACGGAAAGGTCGAGAAGGTCGACACCTGGGGCCGTCGTCGTCTCTCCTACGAGATCAAGAAGAAGCCCGAGGGCATCTACACGGTCATCGACCTCCAGGCCGAGCCTGCGGTCGTCAAGGAGCTCGACCGTCAGATGAACCTGAACGAGTCGGTCCTCCGGACCAAGGTCCTCCGTCCCGAGACCCACTGA